In one Cronobacter dublinensis subsp. dublinensis LMG 23823 genomic region, the following are encoded:
- a CDS encoding YcgL domain-containing protein has product MFCVIYRSARREQTYLYVEKKDDFSRVPEELLAGFGQPIMTMMLPLDGRKQLANASLEKVKQALKEQGYYLQMPPPPENLLKQHLESLGKK; this is encoded by the coding sequence ATGTTTTGTGTGATCTATCGAAGCGCGCGCCGCGAACAAACTTATCTTTATGTTGAAAAAAAAGACGATTTTTCGCGTGTGCCGGAAGAATTGCTGGCGGGATTTGGTCAGCCAATTATGACCATGATGCTACCGTTGGACGGTCGTAAACAATTAGCCAACGCCAGTCTTGAAAAAGTGAAACAGGCGCTCAAAGAGCAGGGCTATTATTTACAAATGCCGCCGCCGCCGGAAAATTTGTTAAAACAGCACCTCGAATCGCTCGGAAAAAAATAG
- the minC gene encoding septum site-determining protein MinC: protein MSNTPIELKGSSFTLSVVHLHDAHPEVIRKALEEKIAQAPAFLKNAPVVVNVAGLDGTINWQQLHQTFVDSGLHLVGISGCQDDALKAEISRAGLALLTEGKASAPRAARPAEAPVAPPAPAPRTRLIDLPVRSGQRIYAPDADLVVTSHVSAGAELIADGNIHVYGTMRGRALAGASGDKAAQIFSTNLAAELVSIAGVYWLSDQIPAEFYNKAARLRLADGALTVQPLN from the coding sequence ATGTCAAACACGCCCATCGAGCTAAAAGGCAGTAGTTTCACCTTATCAGTGGTTCATTTGCATGATGCTCACCCCGAGGTTATTCGCAAAGCGCTTGAAGAAAAAATTGCTCAGGCGCCGGCCTTTCTCAAAAATGCGCCGGTGGTGGTGAATGTCGCGGGGCTCGACGGGACGATAAACTGGCAGCAGCTGCATCAGACATTTGTCGACAGCGGGCTGCATCTGGTCGGTATCAGCGGCTGTCAGGATGACGCGCTGAAGGCGGAAATCTCTCGCGCAGGGCTCGCCCTGCTGACGGAGGGAAAGGCCAGCGCGCCACGCGCCGCACGGCCTGCTGAAGCACCCGTCGCGCCGCCAGCGCCTGCGCCCCGTACGCGTTTAATCGATCTGCCGGTGCGCTCTGGCCAGCGGATCTACGCGCCGGACGCCGATCTGGTCGTCACAAGCCACGTCAGCGCGGGCGCGGAGCTTATCGCCGACGGCAATATTCACGTCTACGGCACCATGCGCGGGCGTGCGCTCGCAGGCGCCAGCGGCGATAAAGCAGCACAAATCTTTTCAACAAACCTCGCGGCGGAACTCGTTTCCATCGCCGGGGTTTACTGGCTGAGCGATCAAATCCCGGCCGAGTTTTACAACAAAGCGGCACGCCTGCGTCTGGCCGACGGCGCGCTGACGGTTCAACCATTAAATTAA
- the minD gene encoding septum site-determining protein MinD — translation MARIIVVTSGKGGVGKTTSSAAIATGLAQKGKKTVVIDFDIGLRNLDLIMGCERRVVYDFVNVIQGDATLNQALIRDKRTESLYILPASQTRDKDALTREGVEKVLDELKKMEFDFIVCDSPAGIETGALMALYFADEAIITTNPEVSSVRDSDRILGILASKSRRAENGESPIKEHLLLTRYNPGRVSKGDMLSMEDVLEILRIPLVGVIPEDQSVLRASNQGEPVILDGTSDAGKAYADTVDRLMGEERPFRFIEEEKKGFLKRLFGG, via the coding sequence ATGGCACGCATTATTGTAGTTACATCAGGTAAAGGGGGCGTTGGCAAAACCACCTCCAGCGCGGCCATCGCTACGGGTCTGGCCCAGAAGGGAAAGAAGACCGTAGTTATCGATTTCGATATCGGCCTGCGTAACCTTGATCTGATCATGGGTTGCGAACGCCGTGTCGTATACGATTTCGTCAACGTCATTCAGGGCGATGCTACGCTGAATCAGGCGTTAATCCGCGATAAACGCACCGAGAGCCTTTACATCCTGCCTGCGTCGCAGACGCGCGACAAAGACGCCCTGACCCGCGAAGGCGTGGAAAAAGTGCTTGATGAGCTTAAGAAGATGGAGTTCGACTTTATCGTCTGCGACTCCCCTGCCGGCATCGAAACCGGCGCGCTGATGGCGCTCTATTTTGCTGACGAAGCCATCATTACCACCAACCCGGAAGTCTCCTCCGTTCGCGACTCTGACCGTATCCTGGGCATCCTGGCCTCCAAATCGCGCCGCGCCGAAAACGGCGAGAGCCCGATTAAAGAGCACCTGCTGCTGACCCGCTACAACCCGGGCCGCGTCAGCAAGGGCGACATGCTCAGCATGGAAGATGTGCTGGAGATCCTGCGTATTCCTCTGGTCGGCGTTATCCCGGAAGATCAGTCCGTGCTGCGCGCCTCAAACCAGGGCGAGCCGGTCATCCTGGATGGCACATCCGATGCAGGCAAAGCCTACGCCGATACCGTTGATCGCCTGATGGGAGAAGAACGTCCTTTCCGCTTCATTGAAGAAGAGAAGAAAGGTTTCCTCAAACGCCTGTTCGGAGGATAA
- the minE gene encoding cell division topological specificity factor MinE: MALLDFFLSRKKNTASIAKERLQIIVAERRRSDAEPHYLPQLKRDILEVICKYVQIDPEMVTVQLEQKGDDISILELNVTLPEAEETK, from the coding sequence ATGGCATTACTCGACTTTTTTCTCTCCAGAAAAAAGAACACCGCCAGTATCGCCAAAGAGCGCTTACAAATTATTGTTGCAGAGCGTCGTCGTAGCGACGCCGAACCGCATTATTTACCGCAGCTGAAGCGGGATATTCTGGAAGTGATTTGCAAATACGTTCAGATTGATCCGGAAATGGTTACGGTTCAACTGGAACAAAAAGGCGACGATATTTCGATTCTGGAACTTAACGTCACGCTACCCGAAGCGGAAGAGACAAAATAA
- the rnd gene encoding ribonuclease D yields MITTNDALAALCETARTQRALALDTEFVRTRTYYPQLGLIQLYDGENVALIDPLTITDWAPFQSLLQDQNVTKFLHAGSEDLEVFQNAFGMMPDPFIDTQVVASFVGHPLSCGFATLVEHHTGVVLDKSESRTDWLARPLTERQCDYAAADVWYLLPIAHKLMEQVRDAGWLTAALNECRLMTQRRGEVLDPDEAYREITNAWQLRPRQLACLKLLAGWRLRKARERDMAVNFVVREEHLWKVARHMPGSLGELDGLGLSGSEIRFHGKTLIALVAEAQALSEDALPSPLANLVDMPGYRNVFKAIKALVQETSQKQGISAELMASRRQINQLLNWHWKLKPQNQLPELISGWRGELLGESLKTLLQQY; encoded by the coding sequence ATGATTACCACCAATGACGCGCTGGCGGCGCTGTGCGAAACCGCACGCACGCAGCGCGCTCTGGCGTTGGACACCGAATTTGTCCGTACCCGCACTTATTACCCACAGCTGGGGCTCATCCAGCTTTACGACGGCGAAAACGTCGCCCTTATCGATCCGCTGACCATCACCGACTGGGCCCCGTTCCAGTCGCTGTTGCAGGATCAGAACGTGACCAAATTCCTTCATGCAGGCAGCGAAGATCTGGAAGTGTTCCAGAACGCCTTCGGCATGATGCCAGATCCGTTTATCGACACCCAGGTCGTGGCCTCGTTTGTCGGCCATCCGCTCTCCTGCGGTTTTGCGACGCTTGTGGAGCACCACACCGGCGTGGTGCTGGATAAAAGTGAATCCCGCACCGACTGGCTGGCGCGTCCGCTGACGGAGCGCCAGTGCGACTACGCGGCGGCGGACGTCTGGTATCTGCTGCCTATCGCCCACAAGCTGATGGAGCAGGTGCGCGACGCGGGCTGGCTGACGGCCGCACTCAACGAGTGCCGCCTGATGACGCAGCGTCGTGGCGAGGTGCTGGATCCTGATGAGGCGTATCGTGAAATTACTAACGCCTGGCAGCTTCGTCCGCGCCAGCTGGCGTGCCTGAAGCTGCTGGCGGGCTGGCGTCTGCGTAAAGCGCGCGAGCGCGATATGGCGGTGAATTTCGTGGTGCGTGAAGAGCATCTGTGGAAGGTGGCGCGCCACATGCCGGGCTCGCTTGGCGAACTCGACGGGCTGGGGCTCTCTGGCAGCGAGATCCGCTTTCACGGCAAGACGCTGATCGCGCTGGTCGCCGAAGCGCAGGCCCTGTCGGAAGACGCGCTGCCGTCGCCGCTGGCGAACCTTGTCGACATGCCGGGCTATCGCAACGTGTTTAAAGCGATCAAAGCGCTGGTGCAGGAGACGAGCCAGAAGCAGGGGATCAGCGCCGAGCTGATGGCGTCGCGACGTCAGATTAACCAGTTGCTGAACTGGCACTGGAAACTGAAACCGCAAAATCAGCTGCCGGAATTAATCAGCGGCTGGCGCGGCGAGTTATTAGGCGAATCATTAAAAACGCTGTTGCAGCAATATTAA
- the fadD gene encoding long-chain-fatty-acid--CoA ligase FadD, with product MKKVWLNRYPADVPAQINPDRYHSLVDLFEQSCTRFADQPAFTNMGEVMTFRKLEERSRAFAAWLQQGLGLQKGDRVALMMPNLLQYPVALFGILRAGMIVVNVNPLYTPRELEHQLNDSGASAIVIVSNFAHTLEKVVDKTQVKHVILTRMGDQLSTAKGTLVNFVVKYVKRLVPKYHLPDAISFRRALHNGYRMQYIKPEVTPDDLAFLQYTGGTTGVAKGAMLTHRNMLANLEQVLGTYGPLLHRGKELVITALPLYHIFALTMNCLLFIELGGQNVLITNPRDIPGLVKELGKYPFTAMTGVNTLFNALLNNKDFHKLDFSSLHLSAGGGMPVHQAVAERWEKLTGQFLLEGYGLTECSPLVSVNPHDIDYHSGSIGLPVPSTEVKLIDDDGNEVAPGEPGELCIKGPQVMLGYWQRPDATDEILQDGWLRSGDVAVMDEEGFLRIVDRKKDMILVSGFNVYPNEIEDVVMQHSGVQEVAAVGIPSEASGELVKIFVVKKEASLTEEALITFCRRHLTGYKVPKQVEFRTELPKSNVGKILRRELRDEVRRAGDNTA from the coding sequence AGGTTTGGCTTAACCGTTATCCGGCGGACGTTCCGGCGCAGATAAACCCGGACCGTTATCACTCCCTGGTGGATCTGTTTGAGCAATCCTGCACACGCTTCGCCGATCAGCCCGCCTTTACCAACATGGGCGAGGTGATGACCTTCCGCAAGCTGGAAGAGCGCAGCCGCGCGTTTGCCGCCTGGCTGCAACAGGGGCTGGGCCTGCAAAAAGGCGACCGCGTGGCGCTGATGATGCCCAACCTCCTGCAATACCCGGTGGCGCTGTTCGGCATTCTGCGCGCCGGTATGATTGTCGTAAACGTCAACCCGCTTTACACGCCGCGTGAGCTGGAGCACCAGCTGAACGACAGCGGCGCCAGCGCCATCGTCATCGTCTCCAACTTCGCGCACACCCTGGAAAAAGTGGTCGATAAAACCCAGGTTAAGCACGTCATCCTGACGCGCATGGGCGATCAGCTCTCCACCGCTAAAGGCACGCTGGTGAACTTCGTGGTGAAGTACGTCAAGCGCCTGGTGCCGAAATATCACCTGCCGGACGCCATTTCATTTCGCCGCGCGCTGCATAACGGCTACCGGATGCAGTACATCAAGCCGGAAGTGACGCCGGACGATCTGGCTTTCCTGCAATATACCGGCGGCACGACGGGCGTTGCCAAAGGCGCCATGCTCACTCACCGCAATATGCTCGCCAACCTGGAGCAGGTGCTCGGCACCTACGGGCCGCTGCTGCATCGCGGCAAAGAACTGGTGATAACCGCGCTGCCGCTGTACCACATTTTCGCGCTGACCATGAACTGCCTGCTGTTTATCGAACTGGGCGGCCAGAACGTGCTTATCACCAACCCGCGCGATATTCCGGGGCTGGTGAAAGAGCTCGGTAAATACCCGTTCACCGCGATGACCGGCGTGAACACGCTGTTTAACGCGCTGCTGAATAACAAAGACTTCCACAAGCTCGATTTCTCCTCGCTGCACCTCTCGGCGGGCGGCGGAATGCCGGTGCATCAGGCCGTGGCGGAACGCTGGGAAAAACTCACCGGCCAGTTTCTGCTGGAGGGCTACGGCCTGACCGAGTGCTCGCCGCTGGTGAGCGTTAACCCGCACGATATCGACTACCACAGCGGCAGCATCGGCCTGCCAGTGCCGTCCACCGAAGTGAAGCTGATTGACGATGACGGCAACGAAGTCGCGCCCGGCGAGCCTGGCGAGCTGTGCATCAAAGGCCCGCAGGTGATGCTCGGCTACTGGCAGCGCCCGGACGCCACCGATGAGATCCTGCAGGACGGCTGGCTGCGCAGCGGCGATGTCGCGGTGATGGACGAAGAGGGCTTCCTGCGTATCGTCGATCGCAAAAAAGATATGATTCTGGTCTCCGGCTTTAATGTCTATCCGAACGAAATCGAAGATGTGGTGATGCAGCACAGCGGCGTCCAGGAAGTGGCGGCCGTGGGCATTCCGTCTGAAGCCAGCGGAGAGCTGGTGAAAATCTTCGTGGTGAAGAAAGAGGCCTCGCTTACCGAAGAGGCGCTGATCACCTTCTGCCGCCGCCATCTGACCGGTTATAAAGTGCCGAAACAGGTGGAGTTTCGCACCGAGCTGCCAAAATCCAACGTCGGGAAAATTTTACGACGAGAACTACGTGACGAAGTGCGCCGGGCAGGTGACAATACCGCCTGA